In Streptosporangiales bacterium, a single genomic region encodes these proteins:
- a CDS encoding substrate-binding domain-containing protein: MSTEARKGRRKAAAYDAGVRRPTLRDVATRAGVHPATASRALNPATRHLVNDETADRVDGIAQSLGYRPNPIARSLKTARSASVGLLIPDLTNPLFPPIVRGIEDFLSHVGYNAWIVNTDNDAEREAAAVDSLRDRNVEGFVFATARLDHRLLEDLAAADTPMVLVNRRVAKTDIPSVTADDAAGVALAMRHLAELGHRTIAHLAGPQDTSTGVNRLRAFRQALDDHDLPNVPERIAVCDAWTETAGADGLRRLLDATDDFTAILAGNDLIALGCYDVFAERGMRIPQHVSIVGFNDIPVMDKLQPALTTVRIPQYDIGAEAARLLLDELEQPSRHPRSVLLPLSLVVRRSTAAPTRS, encoded by the coding sequence ATGAGCACAGAGGCGCGGAAGGGCCGCCGCAAGGCGGCCGCATACGATGCGGGCGTGCGACGACCGACTCTACGCGACGTGGCGACCCGTGCCGGGGTGCACCCGGCGACAGCGTCACGCGCTCTCAACCCCGCGACCCGGCACCTGGTCAACGACGAGACGGCCGACCGCGTCGACGGGATCGCGCAGTCGCTGGGCTACCGACCCAACCCCATCGCGCGGAGCCTCAAGACCGCCAGGTCCGCGAGCGTGGGCCTGCTCATCCCCGACCTGACCAACCCGCTGTTCCCACCCATCGTGCGCGGCATCGAGGACTTCCTCTCCCACGTGGGCTACAACGCCTGGATCGTCAACACCGACAACGACGCCGAGCGCGAGGCCGCCGCCGTCGACTCGCTGCGCGACCGCAACGTCGAGGGGTTCGTGTTCGCCACCGCCCGGCTCGACCACCGGCTGCTCGAAGATCTCGCGGCGGCCGACACCCCCATGGTGCTCGTCAACCGGCGCGTGGCGAAGACCGACATCCCGTCCGTCACAGCCGACGATGCCGCCGGGGTCGCGCTGGCGATGCGCCACCTCGCGGAGCTCGGGCACCGCACGATCGCCCACCTGGCGGGGCCACAGGACACCTCGACCGGCGTCAACCGGCTCCGCGCGTTCCGCCAGGCGCTCGACGACCACGACCTGCCGAACGTGCCCGAGCGCATCGCCGTCTGCGACGCGTGGACGGAGACGGCGGGCGCCGACGGCCTGCGGCGACTCCTCGACGCGACCGACGACTTCACGGCGATCCTCGCCGGCAACGACCTGATCGCGCTCGGCTGCTACGACGTCTTCGCCGAGCGCGGCATGCGCATCCCACAGCACGTCTCCATCGTCGGGTTCAACGACATCCCGGTGATGGACAAGCTCCAACCGGCGCTCACCACCGTCCGCATCCCGCAGTACGACATCGGTGCCGAGGCCGCGCGGCTGCTGCTCGACGAGCTCGAGCAGCCGAGCCGGCACCCGCGCTCGGTGCTGCTCCCCCTCAGCCTCGTCGTGCGCCGCTCCACCGCCGCCCCCACCCGCAGCTAG
- a CDS encoding amidohydrolase family protein codes for MHRATTDVHAHCMPVGLVEALRRDGDRYGIEIVTRDGTRTARIAGRVDAGPLRADFEDVDARIAAMDRAGVHTQILSSWIDLTAYALPVPEGARYARMFNELLAETAALHPERFLALGTAPLQSGSHASDELRHAVEVLGMVGVEIATTVDGRELDDPELTPFWRTAEELGCLVLVHPYESLAGRSLPRYFLRNLVGNPAESTIAVAHLVFGGVLERFPALRVCVVHGGGFLPYQSGRLDRGFAAVPKHTAAHLTRPPSEWLRRLYFDTVLHDPALLAVLVDIVGADHVLLGSDYPFEMGDPDPVATVEAIPGLDDEQRALILGGNADRLVSELAS; via the coding sequence ATGCACAGGGCGACGACCGACGTACATGCCCACTGCATGCCGGTGGGTCTCGTGGAGGCGCTGCGACGAGACGGAGACCGCTACGGCATCGAGATCGTCACCCGCGACGGCACGCGCACGGCGCGGATCGCGGGCCGGGTCGACGCGGGCCCGCTGCGCGCGGACTTCGAGGACGTCGACGCCCGGATCGCCGCGATGGACCGCGCCGGCGTCCACACCCAGATCCTGTCGAGCTGGATCGACCTGACGGCGTACGCCCTACCCGTGCCGGAGGGTGCGCGCTACGCGCGGATGTTCAACGAGCTGCTCGCCGAGACCGCCGCGCTGCACCCGGAGCGGTTCCTCGCGCTCGGCACCGCGCCGTTGCAGTCGGGGTCGCACGCGAGCGACGAGCTCAGGCACGCCGTCGAGGTCCTCGGCATGGTCGGTGTCGAGATCGCGACGACCGTCGACGGCCGCGAGCTCGACGATCCCGAGCTCACGCCGTTCTGGCGCACGGCCGAGGAGCTCGGCTGCCTCGTACTCGTCCACCCGTACGAGTCGCTCGCCGGACGCTCGCTGCCCCGGTACTTCCTGCGCAACCTCGTCGGCAACCCGGCCGAGAGCACGATCGCCGTGGCGCATCTGGTCTTCGGCGGCGTGCTCGAACGCTTTCCCGCCCTCCGTGTCTGCGTCGTCCACGGAGGCGGCTTCCTGCCGTACCAGTCGGGACGTCTCGACCGCGGTTTCGCGGCGGTGCCGAAGCACACCGCGGCGCACCTGACCCGGCCGCCGAGCGAGTGGCTCAGGCGCCTCTACTTCGACACGGTGCTCCACGACCCGGCGCTGCTGGCGGTGCTCGTCGACATCGTCGGCGCCGACCACGTCCTGCTCGGCAGCGACTACCCGTTCGAGATGGGCGACCCCGACCCGGTGGCCACGGTCGAGGCGATCCCCGGCCTCGACGACGAGCAGCGCGCCCTCATCCTGGGCGGCAACGCCGACCGCCTGGTGAGCGAGCTCGCCTCGTAG
- a CDS encoding ABC transporter permease subunit has translation MTTTPVRERGTATVKSLRALNRRRFTRRQKVVFTIVNLLLFCVAWELFVRITGIPSLLVPTFSSVLAEIPVMHREGVLWANIAVSLKMYGIGMVISIVVGLPLGMVIGGVKALDRTIAPYVWALNTLPRLILMPLILLWVGINDTARVLLIVLSAVPAIMVVVMDGVKTVDSTLLKAARAFCADRRLVFTRVVLPSTVPFVATAVRMGVSRGLIGLFIGELFTAANGVGYVMVTAGRSFDSARVYLMLFVFVAFSVAVVGLTQWLEGRASRWRSV, from the coding sequence GTGACGACGACACCGGTGCGCGAACGAGGTACGGCCACCGTCAAGTCGTTGCGCGCGCTGAACCGCCGCAGATTTACCCGCCGGCAGAAGGTCGTCTTCACGATCGTCAACTTGCTGCTCTTCTGCGTGGCATGGGAGCTGTTCGTCAGGATCACCGGCATCCCGAGCCTGCTCGTCCCGACGTTCAGCTCGGTGCTCGCCGAGATCCCGGTGATGCACCGCGAGGGCGTGCTGTGGGCCAACATCGCGGTGAGCCTGAAGATGTACGGCATCGGCATGGTCATCTCGATCGTCGTCGGTCTTCCGCTCGGCATGGTGATCGGCGGTGTCAAGGCGCTCGACCGCACCATCGCGCCGTACGTCTGGGCGCTCAACACCCTGCCCCGACTGATCCTGATGCCGCTGATCCTGCTGTGGGTGGGCATCAACGACACCGCGCGCGTGCTGCTGATCGTCCTCAGCGCGGTGCCCGCGATCATGGTGGTCGTCATGGACGGTGTGAAGACCGTCGACAGCACGCTGCTCAAGGCGGCGCGGGCGTTCTGCGCCGACCGCAGGCTCGTGTTCACCCGCGTCGTACTCCCCTCGACCGTCCCGTTCGTCGCGACGGCGGTGCGCATGGGCGTCTCGCGCGGCCTCATCGGCCTGTTCATCGGTGAGCTCTTCACCGCCGCGAACGGCGTCGGCTACGTCATGGTGACCGCGGGTCGGAGCTTCGACTCCGCGCGCGTCTACCTGATGCTGTTCGTCTTCGTCGCCTTCAGCGTCGCGGTCGTGGGACTCACCCAGTGGTTGGAGGGCAGGGCATCTCGCTGGCGGTCGGTATGA
- a CDS encoding ABC transporter permease subunit, producing the protein MAAVPDLAPRGPRPAASGRKAVVARLPGLALLVALVVLWQVVVSVGDIQPVLLPGPGLVAEQLGEVWQIGLLQSAFLSTMYALGLGLVLGVVAGLLLGLLVGMLPRIDLVASPYMWGVFSTPDIALVPIVILWFGFGATTKVGMVFLAVMIPLALSCKDGVRSIDMSLVRAAVSFCSNRRDLFLKVIVPSTVPSIATGIRNGISRGFVGVLVVEMTVGTDGLGREVMYAMRQFNTARMFAFVAVLVLIAVVLITLSKRLESLTSRWREEVSL; encoded by the coding sequence ATGGCCGCCGTCCCCGACCTCGCGCCCCGCGGTCCCCGACCCGCGGCCTCGGGCCGCAAGGCCGTCGTCGCGCGACTGCCAGGTCTCGCGCTGCTCGTGGCGCTCGTCGTGCTGTGGCAGGTGGTCGTCTCGGTCGGCGACATCCAGCCCGTCCTCCTGCCGGGTCCCGGTCTCGTGGCCGAGCAGCTCGGCGAGGTGTGGCAGATCGGCCTGCTGCAGTCGGCGTTCCTGTCGACGATGTACGCGCTCGGGCTCGGCCTGGTGCTCGGTGTCGTGGCCGGACTGCTGCTCGGCCTGCTGGTGGGGATGCTGCCGAGGATCGACCTCGTCGCCTCGCCGTACATGTGGGGTGTGTTCTCGACCCCCGACATCGCGCTCGTGCCGATCGTCATCCTCTGGTTCGGGTTCGGCGCGACGACCAAGGTCGGCATGGTCTTCCTCGCCGTGATGATCCCGCTCGCCCTCAGCTGCAAGGACGGCGTCCGTTCGATCGACATGTCGCTCGTCCGGGCGGCCGTGTCGTTCTGCTCGAACCGGCGCGATCTGTTCCTCAAGGTGATCGTGCCCAGCACGGTCCCGTCCATCGCGACGGGCATCCGCAACGGCATCTCGCGCGGGTTCGTCGGCGTGCTCGTGGTCGAGATGACGGTGGGCACCGACGGGCTCGGCCGCGAGGTCATGTACGCGATGCGGCAGTTCAACACCGCGCGGATGTTCGCGTTCGTCGCCGTGCTCGTCCTCATCGCGGTGGTGCTCATCACGCTGTCGAAGCGGCTGGAGTCGCTGACGTCGCGCTGGCGTGAGGAAGTGTCGCTGTGA
- a CDS encoding ATP-binding cassette domain-containing protein, giving the protein MTPVQDTPPAVQARGVTVEFSRAREKDSLVALRDFDVEIAAGEFLAVVGPSGCGKSTFLNVVAGLVTPTTGEVLVEGSPVDGPGPERAVVFQDYALMPWRTVEANVRFGLEMQRRTDDATSDRVAHYIRMVGLAGFERAYPRELSGGMRQRVGLARALLTEPRILLMDEPLAAVDAMTRELMQDELARIVATTGAAVLFITHSVDEALTLGDRVAVVTNRPGRIKEIVHVDLAKPRGKSVRNRKEYIELRERVWSLLAAEAPASTAQVEASV; this is encoded by the coding sequence GTGACGCCCGTGCAGGACACGCCTCCAGCGGTGCAGGCGAGAGGGGTGACCGTCGAGTTCTCCCGGGCGCGGGAGAAGGACTCGCTGGTCGCGCTTCGAGACTTCGACGTCGAGATCGCGGCGGGGGAGTTCCTCGCGGTGGTCGGGCCGAGCGGCTGTGGCAAGAGCACGTTCCTCAACGTCGTCGCCGGTCTGGTCACCCCCACCACGGGTGAAGTACTCGTCGAGGGCAGCCCTGTCGACGGGCCGGGCCCCGAGCGGGCGGTCGTCTTCCAGGACTACGCTCTGATGCCGTGGCGCACTGTCGAGGCGAACGTCAGGTTCGGCCTCGAGATGCAGCGTCGCACTGACGACGCCACGTCCGACAGGGTCGCGCACTACATCAGGATGGTCGGTCTCGCCGGCTTCGAGCGCGCCTACCCGCGCGAGCTCTCCGGCGGCATGCGCCAGCGGGTGGGACTCGCGCGCGCACTCCTCACCGAGCCGCGCATCCTGCTCATGGACGAGCCGCTCGCGGCGGTCGACGCGATGACCCGCGAGCTGATGCAGGACGAGCTGGCCAGGATCGTGGCGACCACGGGCGCGGCCGTCCTGTTCATCACGCACAGCGTCGACGAGGCGCTCACCCTCGGCGACCGCGTCGCGGTGGTCACCAACCGGCCGGGCCGCATCAAGGAGATCGTGCACGTCGACCTCGCCAAGCCACGGGGCAAGAGCGTCCGCAACCGCAAGGAGTACATCGAGCTGCGCGAGCGCGTCTGGTCCCTGCTCGCCGCCGAGGCGCCCGCGTCCACCGCCCAGGTCGAGGCGAGCGTCTGA
- a CDS encoding substrate-binding domain-containing protein: MATGWRSGKPTIIDVAGLASVHPSTVSRALNPEARGKVSPATVSRVLDAARKLGYQPNPLARGLKIGSTSTVGMLIPDLTNPLFPPIVRGIEDRLREAGWTLLITNTDNDVDKEGELLGNMLAQHVDGLILATARRDYPLLDDVMGTGMPVVLVNRASERPSVSAVTSDDYIGVGLAVSHLASLGHRRIAYVGGPRTLSTGLHRHQAFVSSMHGEGLEVDDRSICFAESFQEERSVEAFEELLARGVAFTAVVCGNDLIALGGYDVFKRHGIRVPEDVSVVGYNGIPFCDRFAPSLTSVQVPQYHIGVTAAELLLELTTNKDRPPRSVSLRPELVARDSTAPPAGAR, translated from the coding sequence ATGGCGACGGGATGGCGAAGCGGCAAGCCGACGATCATCGACGTCGCCGGCCTCGCGTCCGTCCACCCCTCGACGGTGTCGCGGGCACTGAACCCCGAGGCGCGGGGCAAGGTGAGCCCTGCGACGGTGAGTCGAGTCCTCGACGCCGCGCGGAAGCTCGGCTACCAGCCGAACCCCCTCGCCCGCGGACTGAAGATCGGGAGCACGTCCACGGTCGGCATGCTGATCCCCGATCTCACCAACCCGCTCTTCCCGCCGATCGTCAGGGGCATCGAGGACCGGTTGCGCGAGGCCGGCTGGACCCTGCTGATCACGAACACGGACAACGACGTGGACAAGGAGGGCGAGCTGCTGGGGAACATGCTCGCCCAGCACGTCGACGGCCTCATTCTCGCCACCGCACGTCGGGACTACCCGCTCCTCGACGACGTGATGGGCACCGGGATGCCGGTCGTGCTCGTCAACCGGGCGAGCGAGCGCCCGTCGGTGTCCGCGGTGACCTCCGACGACTACATCGGCGTCGGACTCGCCGTCAGCCACCTCGCCTCGCTCGGGCATCGCAGGATCGCCTATGTCGGCGGTCCTCGCACCCTGTCCACCGGTCTTCATCGCCATCAGGCCTTTGTCTCCAGCATGCACGGCGAGGGCCTGGAGGTGGACGACCGAAGCATCTGCTTCGCCGAGAGCTTCCAGGAGGAACGCAGCGTCGAAGCCTTCGAGGAGCTGCTCGCCCGTGGCGTCGCGTTCACCGCCGTCGTGTGCGGCAACGACCTGATCGCGCTGGGCGGCTACGACGTCTTCAAGCGCCACGGCATCCGGGTCCCCGAGGACGTGTCGGTCGTGGGTTACAACGGCATCCCGTTCTGTGACCGGTTCGCGCCCTCGCTCACCAGCGTCCAGGTGCCGCAGTACCACATCGGGGTCACCGCGGCCGAGCTGCTGCTCGAGCTCACGACGAACAAGGACCGCCCGCCTCGCTCGGTCTCCCTGCGTCCCGAGCTCGTCGCACGTGACTCGACGGCGCCGCCCGCGGGAGCGAGATGA
- a CDS encoding FAD-dependent oxidoreductase — protein sequence MRAAPTRLETDVLVVGGGVAGCLAALEAREAGARVLVVDKARFLERAGSVGGGVDQYLTPMNSGPEWDTPEYLLMHIPELTDGLVDIDVAERVVHEMPRILRKLEGIGIDFRDPDTGEYLRTRAFGLPGEYHLNFDGKRFKYKIGRHVMGSGVTFLPRTMVTDVLVDQSTGTVCAAVAFHIRDDEWYVIGARSVVVATGDVNRISRNASGMPFDSWHYPYNTGDGHAMGFRAGADLTNMEFVEATLTPKGFSTQGTNSYAGLGAHFVNRHGERFMFKYDPKGEKARRTALVDGVIQEVLLGNEPLSVDLRHLPDEVLDHFVRTLGVDRHTLPGYFAQRQVDIRTDPIPLSISELSIRRGGVYFRGSGLMVDTGGETNVGSFFAAGDCSIVSGGIAGAAAMGAVAGRAAARKAATIGDLPPPPEDAVSAAAERLHAPLGRGTGTRWREFEDRVRQTVTDYVGVRRTDRGLRKALAVFAELRALEDHLAAGERHELMRVHEAKNIRLAVELMAIAALERRESRSAAAHRRLDFPDTDDERWRKLLVLSRDDRGEAVLRHQAAQVEMTSGGRP from the coding sequence ATGCGTGCCGCGCCCACTCGCCTGGAGACCGACGTCCTGGTGGTCGGTGGCGGCGTGGCCGGGTGCCTTGCCGCGCTCGAGGCCCGCGAGGCCGGCGCCCGCGTCCTCGTGGTCGACAAGGCCCGCTTCCTCGAACGGGCCGGCAGCGTCGGGGGTGGCGTCGACCAGTACCTGACTCCCATGAACTCGGGCCCGGAGTGGGACACGCCGGAGTACCTGCTCATGCACATCCCCGAGCTGACCGACGGCCTGGTCGACATCGACGTCGCCGAGCGCGTGGTGCACGAGATGCCTCGCATCCTGCGCAAGCTCGAGGGCATCGGCATCGACTTCCGTGACCCCGACACCGGGGAGTACCTCCGCACCCGGGCCTTCGGCCTGCCCGGCGAGTACCACCTGAACTTCGACGGCAAGCGGTTCAAGTACAAGATCGGCCGGCACGTGATGGGGTCGGGCGTCACGTTCCTCCCACGGACGATGGTCACCGACGTCCTCGTCGACCAGTCCACGGGAACGGTCTGCGCTGCGGTCGCCTTTCACATCCGCGACGACGAGTGGTACGTCATCGGAGCCCGATCCGTCGTCGTGGCCACGGGTGACGTCAACCGCATCTCGCGCAACGCGTCGGGCATGCCCTTCGACAGCTGGCACTACCCGTACAACACCGGCGACGGCCACGCCATGGGCTTTCGCGCGGGCGCGGACCTGACCAACATGGAGTTCGTCGAGGCGACTCTCACGCCCAAGGGATTCTCCACCCAGGGCACCAACTCGTACGCGGGCCTCGGCGCCCACTTCGTCAACCGGCACGGCGAGCGTTTCATGTTCAAGTACGACCCGAAGGGCGAGAAGGCTCGCCGGACGGCGCTGGTGGACGGGGTGATCCAGGAGGTGCTCCTCGGCAACGAGCCGCTCAGCGTCGATCTCCGACATCTGCCCGACGAGGTGCTCGACCATTTCGTGCGGACGCTCGGCGTCGACCGCCATACGCTGCCCGGCTACTTCGCACAGCGGCAGGTCGACATCCGCACCGATCCGATCCCCCTGTCGATCTCGGAGCTGTCCATCCGCCGAGGCGGCGTCTACTTCCGCGGAAGTGGACTGATGGTCGACACGGGTGGGGAGACCAACGTCGGGTCGTTCTTCGCCGCCGGCGACTGCTCGATCGTCAGCGGTGGGATCGCGGGTGCGGCCGCGATGGGCGCCGTCGCGGGGAGGGCTGCCGCCAGGAAGGCCGCCACGATCGGCGACCTTCCGCCCCCACCGGAGGACGCGGTGTCGGCAGCCGCGGAGCGACTGCACGCGCCTCTGGGCCGGGGGACGGGGACACGCTGGCGAGAGTTCGAGGACCGCGTCAGGCAGACCGTCACCGACTACGTCGGCGTCCGCAGGACGGACCGCGGACTGCGCAAGGCACTCGCGGTGTTCGCCGAGCTGCGCGCTCTGGAGGACCATCTCGCGGCCGGCGAGCGGCACGAGCTCATGCGTGTCCACGAGGCGAAGAACATCCGACTCGCCGTCGAGCTGATGGCGATCGCCGCGCTCGAGCGACGCGAGTCCCGTTCCGCGGCGGCGCACCGGCGCCTCGACTTCCCCGACACCGACGACGAGCGGTGGCGCAAGCTGCTCGTGCTCAGCCGTGACGATCGAGGGGAGGCCGTCCTGCGCCACCAGGCGGCGCAGGTCGAGATGACGAGCGGAGGGAGACCATGA
- a CDS encoding 4Fe-4S dicluster domain-containing protein, which produces MTEQGTDTEPHNPIRIDPVACIRCMICDYVCPGDIIHKKPRNRDLPVVKFPDECWYCGLCEQACPTDAITIVFPEHMLRCETPVHSLLGVTDEEEPPA; this is translated from the coding sequence ATGACGGAACAGGGGACGGACACGGAACCGCACAACCCGATCCGCATCGACCCGGTGGCATGCATCCGCTGCATGATCTGCGACTACGTCTGCCCCGGGGACATCATCCACAAGAAGCCGAGGAACCGTGACCTCCCGGTCGTCAAGTTCCCCGACGAGTGCTGGTACTGCGGCCTGTGCGAGCAGGCCTGCCCGACCGACGCGATCACGATCGTCTTCCCCGAGCACATGCTTCGCTGCGAGACCCCGGTGCACAGCCTTCTCGGGGTGACCGACGAGGAGGAACCACCCGCGTAG
- a CDS encoding C-terminal binding protein, with protein MSTSVVAILGTRYADLSVEEEAFAPLGVRLVSGDGASAARIVETAGDADVVLVGSRPRLDAEVLERLRCRAIVRCGIGVENIDLPAARRLGMTVARVADYGTEAVAFHAVSMAGACLRRLAEADRTVRDGGWGVAGLRPLHLPSAMTAGVIGYGRIGRQTARNLAGLGFRVVAHDEFVQVDDADGVTPAGLGELLETSDVVSLHVPGDPGGRPLLGTAEIARMKPGSVLVNTARGTLVDTAALVAGLAAGRPASAALDVYPTEPPGLDEFADVGDRVLLSPHMAWYTEESELDLRRKSAREAVRLLRGEAPADPVQEAVDS; from the coding sequence ATGTCGACATCCGTCGTGGCGATACTCGGGACGCGCTACGCCGACCTCTCCGTCGAGGAGGAGGCGTTCGCGCCGCTCGGCGTCCGGCTGGTGTCGGGTGACGGCGCGAGCGCAGCGCGCATCGTCGAGACGGCGGGTGACGCCGACGTCGTCCTCGTCGGCTCCCGGCCCCGACTCGACGCAGAGGTGCTCGAACGGTTGCGCTGTCGCGCCATCGTGCGTTGCGGCATCGGCGTCGAGAACATCGACCTGCCCGCCGCGCGACGACTCGGCATGACCGTCGCGCGGGTCGCCGACTACGGCACCGAGGCGGTCGCCTTCCACGCGGTGTCGATGGCCGGCGCGTGCCTGCGCCGTCTCGCGGAGGCCGACCGCACGGTACGCGACGGCGGCTGGGGGGTCGCGGGACTACGCCCCCTCCACCTGCCGAGCGCCATGACCGCCGGAGTCATCGGCTACGGGCGCATCGGCAGGCAGACCGCACGCAACCTCGCCGGTCTCGGCTTCCGCGTCGTCGCGCACGACGAGTTCGTCCAGGTCGACGACGCGGACGGCGTCACCCCGGCCGGACTCGGCGAGCTGCTCGAGACCAGCGACGTCGTGAGCCTGCACGTGCCGGGCGATCCCGGTGGTCGCCCGCTGCTCGGCACCGCCGAGATCGCGCGCATGAAGCCAGGCTCTGTCCTGGTGAACACCGCCCGCGGCACGCTCGTCGACACCGCAGCCCTGGTCGCCGGGCTCGCGGCGGGGCGGCCGGCGTCGGCGGCGTTGGACGTCTACCCCACCGAGCCTCCCGGCCTCGACGAGTTCGCCGACGTGGGTGACCGGGTGCTGCTGTCGCCGCACATGGCCTGGTATACCGAGGAGTCCGAGCTCGACCTGCGCAGGAAGTCCGCTCGCGAGGCGGTGCGGCTGCTCCGTGGCGAGGCCCCTGCCGACCCGGTCCAGGAGGCGGTGGACTCATGA
- a CDS encoding creatininase family protein, with product MSAGADERAGGRGRDMTVTGIDVTAAPAGGEGGSGRVEAPNAHDLSRLTSPEADEVTRDNGIAVIPLGSVEQHGPHLPNGTDTIAAELVARAVAARLGALYVPFAPYGVTPIHAGWPGTISLRRETFEALLTDVCTELTGLGTRAFVLVNWHEGNIASMDAVATKVQAELGATFVSAQACYVAQRLYREQGGELTHGGGIEALAVMAHDASLVRLDRAGEPHRPPGAAELDEMRRSREVYGYVTDVGELTEEGWYGEPHWAKPDLAAEFADTVADGVVELVESVLKARQRSDDTEG from the coding sequence ATGAGCGCAGGAGCTGACGAGCGAGCCGGAGGTAGGGGCCGCGACATGACCGTGACCGGAATCGACGTTACCGCGGCACCTGCCGGAGGCGAGGGAGGAAGCGGGCGCGTGGAGGCACCGAACGCGCACGACCTGTCGCGGCTGACGAGTCCCGAGGCCGACGAGGTGACGCGCGACAACGGCATCGCGGTCATCCCACTCGGCAGCGTCGAGCAGCACGGCCCGCACCTGCCGAACGGCACAGACACGATCGCGGCCGAGCTGGTGGCCAGGGCCGTGGCGGCACGCCTCGGTGCGCTGTACGTCCCGTTCGCCCCGTACGGCGTCACCCCGATCCACGCGGGGTGGCCGGGCACGATCAGCCTCCGGCGCGAGACGTTCGAGGCGCTGCTGACCGACGTCTGCACCGAGCTGACCGGGCTCGGGACGAGGGCCTTCGTCCTCGTCAACTGGCACGAGGGCAACATCGCGTCCATGGACGCCGTCGCCACGAAGGTCCAGGCGGAGCTCGGCGCGACGTTCGTCTCCGCGCAGGCCTGCTACGTCGCGCAACGGCTCTACCGCGAGCAGGGCGGCGAGCTCACCCACGGTGGCGGCATCGAGGCGCTCGCGGTCATGGCGCACGACGCGTCACTGGTCCGGCTCGACCGCGCCGGCGAGCCGCACCGCCCGCCGGGCGCGGCGGAACTCGACGAGATGCGCAGGTCGCGCGAGGTGTACGGCTACGTCACCGACGTAGGCGAGCTGACCGAGGAGGGCTGGTACGGCGAGCCGCACTGGGCGAAGCCGGATCTCGCGGCGGAGTTCGCCGACACTGTCGCCGACGGCGTCGTCGAGCTGGTCGAGTCGGTGCTGAAGGCCAGACAGCGTTCTGACGACACGGAAGGTTAG
- a CDS encoding gfo/Idh/MocA family oxidoreductase — protein MEDRVRLAPVGLGRWARVLARGAQRGDVVELVSCFSRDEARRTAFQDEFGIARGAASYEELLGDPEVEGVIVTTPNDTHRDVIVQALEAGKAVYTDKPIAHTLEHANAIAAAARDVGGVFAVGHSARRLSGHREMARWVADGRLGDVSLVEANFSNERGLELTPDTWRFFAAKSPGGAFIQLGVHHADTLQALLGPIRTVSAHVRRLFTKAEVPDAVMAICEFESGALGYLGTGWASPGVYRMSVLGTKAALNYDLDFTKWDESHLADDWSRLEAQYYGQSERETLDLPRTDMFREQLDEFALAIRGQAEVEVGADEAVRALAVVHAALLSSERAGAAVPLAEVIEAAGKG, from the coding sequence ATGGAGGATCGGGTCAGGCTCGCGCCCGTCGGGCTGGGCCGCTGGGCGCGGGTGCTCGCGCGCGGCGCGCAGCGCGGCGACGTCGTCGAGCTGGTGAGCTGCTTCAGCCGCGACGAGGCGAGGCGCACGGCGTTCCAGGACGAGTTCGGCATCGCGCGCGGCGCGGCGTCGTACGAGGAGCTGCTCGGCGACCCCGAGGTCGAGGGCGTCATCGTCACCACCCCCAACGACACCCACCGCGACGTCATCGTGCAGGCGCTGGAGGCCGGCAAGGCCGTGTACACGGACAAGCCGATCGCGCACACGCTCGAGCACGCGAACGCGATCGCGGCGGCGGCGCGCGACGTCGGCGGGGTGTTCGCGGTCGGGCACAGCGCGCGCAGGCTGTCGGGGCACCGCGAGATGGCGCGCTGGGTCGCCGACGGACGCCTCGGCGACGTGTCGCTCGTCGAGGCGAACTTCTCCAACGAGCGCGGGCTCGAGTTGACCCCCGACACCTGGCGGTTCTTCGCGGCCAAGAGCCCCGGCGGTGCGTTCATCCAGCTGGGCGTCCACCACGCCGATACGTTGCAGGCCCTGCTCGGGCCCATCAGGACGGTCTCCGCGCACGTCCGGCGGCTCTTCACCAAGGCCGAGGTGCCCGACGCCGTCATGGCGATCTGCGAGTTCGAGAGCGGCGCGCTCGGCTACCTCGGCACCGGCTGGGCCTCGCCCGGCGTGTACCGGATGAGCGTCCTCGGCACCAAGGCCGCGCTCAACTACGACCTCGACTTCACCAAGTGGGACGAGTCGCACCTCGCCGACGACTGGTCGCGCCTGGAGGCGCAGTACTATGGGCAGTCGGAACGCGAGACGCTCGACCTGCCGCGTACCGACATGTTCCGGGAGCAGCTCGACGAGTTCGCGCTGGCGATCCGCGGGCAGGCCGAGGTCGAGGTCGGCGCGGACGAGGCGGTACGCGCGCTCGCCGTCGTCCACGCCGCGCTGCTGTCGTCGGAGCGCGCAGGCGCCGCCGTGCCGCTGGCCGAGGTCATCGAGGCCGCGGGGAAGGGCTGA